A genome region from Dolichospermum compactum NIES-806 includes the following:
- the hypB gene encoding hydrogenase nickel incorporation protein HypB → MCVTCGCSDDNQTTITNMEDEHHHTHTLPDGTVITHTHHHEESPQIHAKIHNTTISLEQEILGKNNLLAAQNRGWFKGRNILALNLMSSPGAGKTTLLTRTINDLKDKLSISVIEGDQETTNDAEKIKQTGCKVVQINTGTGCHLDASMIEKGLQELNPPLNSVVMIENVGNLVCPALFDLGEAAKVVILSVTEGEDKPIKYPHIFRNSEVMILTKIDLLPYLQFDVQRCIEYAKQVNPNIRIFQVSATTGEGLAGLYGWLSQQVNNSANLISL, encoded by the coding sequence ATGTGTGTAACTTGCGGATGTTCGGATGATAATCAAACGACAATTACAAATATGGAAGATGAACATCATCATACCCATACCTTACCAGATGGGACTGTAATTACCCATACTCATCACCATGAAGAATCACCCCAAATTCATGCTAAAATACATAATACAACCATATCTTTAGAACAAGAAATCTTAGGTAAAAATAACTTATTAGCTGCCCAAAATCGCGGCTGGTTTAAAGGTAGAAATATCCTGGCTTTGAATTTAATGAGTTCTCCTGGTGCGGGAAAAACTACATTATTAACTCGCACAATTAATGATTTAAAAGATAAATTATCTATTAGCGTGATTGAAGGTGATCAAGAAACTACTAATGATGCGGAAAAGATTAAACAAACAGGTTGTAAAGTTGTGCAAATCAACACGGGTACAGGTTGTCATTTAGACGCTTCCATGATAGAAAAAGGGCTGCAAGAATTGAATCCTCCCCTTAATTCTGTGGTGATGATTGAAAATGTCGGAAATTTGGTTTGTCCAGCTTTGTTTGATTTGGGAGAAGCTGCTAAGGTGGTAATTTTATCGGTGACGGAAGGGGAAGATAAACCTATTAAATATCCCCATATTTTCCGCAATAGTGAAGTTATGATTCTCACGAAAATTGATTTACTTCCCTATTTACAATTTGATGTTCAACGTTGTATTGAATATGCAAAACAGGTAAATCCAAATATACGAATTTTTCAAGTTTCTGCTACTACTGGGGAAGGGTTAGCAGGTTTATATGGTTGGTTATCTCAACAGGTGAATAATTCGGCTAATTTAATTTCTCTATAA
- the hypA gene encoding hydrogenase maturation nickel metallochaperone HypA gives MHELGITQNIIAIVSENAQNKKVQRVLLEIGKLSAIMPDAIKFCFDICAKDTIVEGAILEILEIPGMARCRECGTTFYVDKPFGICQCGSVKLDLLTGEELKIKEIEVEDLCV, from the coding sequence ATGCACGAACTAGGAATCACCCAAAACATCATCGCTATCGTTAGCGAAAACGCCCAAAATAAAAAAGTCCAAAGAGTATTATTAGAAATTGGCAAATTATCAGCTATTATGCCAGATGCCATTAAATTTTGTTTTGATATTTGCGCTAAAGATACAATAGTCGAAGGGGCAATATTAGAAATTTTAGAAATACCAGGAATGGCTAGATGCCGTGAATGTGGTACTACATTTTATGTAGATAAACCTTTTGGTATTTGTCAATGTGGTAGTGTAAAATTGGATTTATTGACTGGTGAAGAATTAAAAATAAAAGAAATTGAAGTGGAGGATTTATGTGTGTAA
- the hypE gene encoding hydrogenase expression/formation protein HypE gives MPINPNQNSLFQKIEQVRRRQGKVRDTHINLSHGSGGKAMRDLIDDIFVKSFDNPILAQLEDQATFDLASLSQHGKRLAFTTDSYVVDPLFFPGSNIGELAINGTINDLAVSGAKPLYLTCSVILEEGLPIETLRKVVTSMQKAAKKAGVQIVTGDTKVVNRGCADKLFINTAGIGIIPPGIDISPRHIQPGDVVIINGEIGNHGTAILIAREELALETDIESDCQPLHELVAEIIKVCPQIHAMRDATRGGLATVLNEFAITANVGIYINENAIPIREEVNGVCEILGLEPLYLANEGKLVIIAPPEKADLILATMQNHPTGKQASIIGEIIPTPPGIVLLKTAFGAERIIDMLVGDQLPRIC, from the coding sequence ATGCCAATTAACCCTAATCAAAATTCACTCTTTCAAAAAATCGAACAAGTCCGTCGTCGTCAAGGAAAAGTGAGGGATACTCATATTAATTTATCTCATGGTAGTGGTGGTAAAGCCATGAGAGATTTAATAGATGATATATTTGTGAAAAGTTTTGATAATCCCATTCTTGCCCAATTAGAAGACCAAGCCACATTTGATTTAGCCAGTCTTTCTCAACATGGAAAGCGACTAGCATTTACCACAGATTCTTATGTAGTAGACCCCTTATTTTTCCCTGGTTCAAACATAGGAGAATTAGCAATAAATGGCACAATTAATGATTTAGCCGTGAGTGGTGCAAAACCTTTATATCTCACTTGTAGCGTCATTTTAGAAGAAGGTTTACCAATAGAAACATTACGAAAAGTTGTGACTAGTATGCAAAAAGCAGCCAAAAAAGCTGGAGTACAAATAGTCACAGGAGACACAAAAGTTGTTAATCGTGGTTGTGCCGATAAACTATTTATCAACACTGCTGGTATTGGCATAATTCCCCCAGGAATTGATATTTCTCCGCGCCATATTCAACCGGGAGACGTAGTAATTATTAACGGAGAAATAGGAAATCATGGTACAGCAATATTAATTGCTAGAGAAGAATTAGCATTAGAAACCGATATAGAAAGCGACTGTCAACCATTACATGAATTAGTTGCTGAAATTATCAAAGTTTGCCCTCAAATTCACGCCATGAGAGACGCAACAAGAGGAGGTTTAGCCACAGTATTAAACGAATTTGCCATCACAGCAAACGTAGGAATATATATCAATGAAAACGCAATTCCTATTCGAGAAGAAGTAAATGGAGTCTGTGAAATATTAGGGTTAGAACCCTTATATTTAGCCAACGAAGGAAAATTAGTTATTATTGCCCCTCCAGAAAAAGCCGATTTAATTTTAGCAACAATGCAAAACCACCCCACAGGAAAACAAGCATCTATCATAGGTGAAATTATTCCCACACCACCAGGAATAGTCCTCTTAAAAACCGCCTTTGGTGCAGAAAGAATCATAGATATGCTAGTCGGCGACCAACTTCCCAGAATTTGTTAA
- a CDS encoding tautomerase family protein yields MPFVTVQIGKGHSIEKKRKLVKAVTDALVSALGTKPEWITVHIDEFEREDWAVGGVLHYDKHNGRHEETGR; encoded by the coding sequence ATGCCTTTTGTCACTGTTCAAATTGGTAAAGGTCACTCCATAGAAAAAAAGCGAAAATTAGTTAAAGCTGTAACCGATGCTTTAGTTTCTGCTTTAGGAACAAAACCCGAATGGATAACCGTACATATTGACGAATTTGAACGGGAAGATTGGGCAGTTGGTGGCGTTTTACATTACGATAAACACAATGGTAGACATGAAGAAACAGGTAGGTAA
- the hypD gene encoding hydrogenase formation protein HypD — protein MKYVDEFRNPEKAQALQKEIEKLSQQIDRHLKIMEVCGGHTHAIFKYGIEEILPDNIELIHGPGCPVCVMPKGRIDDAIALCQLPNIIFTTFGDAMRVPGAKTSLLQAKAQGADIRMVYSPLDSLKIAKENPNKEIVFFGLGFETTAPSTALTILQAAAENITNFSMFSNHVLVIPALQALLENPDLQLDGFVGPGHVSMVIGTEPYEFIAQEYHKPIVISGFEPLDIFQSIWMLLKQIVENRCQVENQYNRLVEPSGNQNALIAMNQVFTVREKFAWRGLGEIPNSGFKIRAEYAQFDAEVKFTIPNLKVADHRACQCGEILKGVLKPWQCKVFGTACTPETPIGTCMVSSEGACAAYYKYGRLSTMAKRDKSGVSPQSLSS, from the coding sequence ATGAAATACGTAGATGAATTTCGTAACCCAGAAAAAGCCCAAGCCTTACAAAAAGAAATCGAAAAACTCAGCCAACAAATAGACAGACACTTAAAAATAATGGAAGTATGCGGAGGACATACCCATGCTATTTTTAAATACGGAATTGAAGAAATATTACCCGATAATATTGAATTAATTCATGGGCCTGGTTGTCCAGTGTGCGTTATGCCTAAAGGGAGAATAGATGATGCGATCGCACTCTGTCAACTACCCAACATCATATTTACCACATTTGGCGACGCAATGCGCGTACCTGGTGCAAAAACCAGCTTATTGCAAGCCAAAGCCCAAGGTGCTGATATTCGCATGGTTTACTCACCATTGGATAGTCTGAAAATAGCCAAAGAAAACCCCAATAAAGAAATAGTTTTCTTCGGTTTAGGCTTTGAAACCACCGCCCCTAGTACCGCACTTACCATTCTCCAAGCAGCCGCGGAAAATATCACTAACTTTAGTATGTTTTCCAATCATGTATTAGTAATTCCTGCATTACAAGCATTATTAGAAAATCCCGATTTACAACTTGATGGTTTTGTTGGTCCTGGTCATGTAAGTATGGTCATAGGGACAGAACCTTATGAATTTATTGCCCAAGAATATCATAAACCCATCGTTATTTCCGGCTTTGAACCATTAGATATATTCCAATCAATTTGGATGTTATTAAAACAAATAGTAGAAAATCGTTGTCAAGTTGAAAATCAATATAATCGTTTAGTAGAACCTAGCGGAAATCAAAACGCATTAATAGCCATGAATCAAGTTTTTACAGTCCGTGAAAAATTTGCATGGCGAGGTTTAGGAGAAATCCCCAATTCCGGTTTTAAAATTCGTGCAGAATATGCCCAATTTGATGCTGAAGTTAAATTTACCATTCCTAATTTAAAAGTAGCAGATCATAGAGCTTGTCAGTGTGGAGAAATTCTCAAAGGAGTTTTAAAACCTTGGCAATGTAAAGTATTTGGAACAGCTTGCACACCAGAAACACCCATAGGAACTTGTATGGTTTCTTCCGAAGGTGCTTGTGCAGCATATTACAAATATGGGCGACTTTCCACTATGGCTAAAAGAGATAAATCAGGTGTATCTCCACAATCGCTATCAAGCTAA
- a CDS encoding HypC/HybG/HupF family hydrogenase formation chaperone, which translates to MCLGIPGQITEITNPEHKLAMVNIGGVKRQINIACIVDEQHPPEKCIGDWVLVHVGFAMNRINEQEAAETLQLLQEIAALH; encoded by the coding sequence ATGTGTTTAGGAATACCCGGACAAATAACAGAAATAACCAACCCCGAACATAAACTAGCTATGGTTAATATTGGAGGAGTCAAAAGACAAATAAATATAGCCTGTATAGTTGACGAACAACACCCTCCCGAAAAATGTATAGGAGATTGGGTATTAGTTCACGTTGGTTTTGCAATGAACAGAATCAACGAACAAGAAGCCGCAGAAACATTACAATTATTGCAAGAAATAGCCGCCTTGCACTAA
- the hypF gene encoding carbamoyltransferase HypF: protein MRIEEIRVCGTVQGVGFRPTVYRLAKFFGLKGDVCNDGKGVLIRVSGSEEEITEFVNKLYQECPPLARINEVIRSPYLGEFNFDDFMISRSVNSVVKTGISPDTASCTQCQKEIFDPFSRYFRYPFTNCTHCGPRLSIIRAIPYDRSNTSMVNFPMCQECEKEYQDVENRRFHAQPVACFNCGPRAWLERADGKPVISDMFSMLDEVDAVCTLLQKGEIVAIKGLGGFHLACDATLENAVIKLRNRKSRYHKPLALMARDINIISEYCYINDLEKEVLTTSAAPIVLLKIKDNSKLASSIAPGQNTLGFMLPYTPLHHLILRRMKVPIVLTSGNISDEPQCLDNEDAKDKLSKIADYFLLHNRDIVNRVDDSVVRVIDNQIQTLRRARGYAPAPIVLPPGFAKVPHILAMGSELKNTFCLLREGEAILSQHLGDLENAAAFNAYQETLNLYLNLFQHQPEIIAIDKHPEYLSSKLGKELTESNNIKLAEIQHHHAHIAACMAENQIPLNTKPILGIAFDGLGYGEDGTLWGGEFLLADYGNSQRLATFTPMAMIGGKQAIYQPWRNTYSQLINAFTWEEIKEKYSDLEIIKFLETNNPKLLNQIIEKGINSPLTSSVGRLFDAVAAAIGICREQCSYEGQAAIEMETIADVNILNNDEEILNYSFKFKKLDNIYYINTSPAWREILNDIKQHISSSEIAAKFHKSLAITVVTMVQQLRQEHEFNQVALTGGVFQNQILLQQVKMRLEKLEINVLTHSLVPANDGGLSLGQSVIAAARYLKISPTSKIKL from the coding sequence ATGAGAATAGAGGAAATTCGGGTTTGTGGGACTGTGCAAGGTGTGGGTTTTCGTCCTACTGTGTATCGTTTGGCGAAGTTTTTCGGGTTAAAGGGTGATGTTTGTAATGATGGGAAAGGGGTGTTAATTCGTGTTTCTGGTAGTGAGGAAGAAATAACGGAGTTTGTCAATAAACTATATCAAGAATGTCCTCCTTTGGCAAGAATTAATGAGGTGATTAGAAGCCCATATTTGGGGGAGTTTAATTTTGATGATTTTATGATTTCTCGCAGTGTTAATAGTGTGGTAAAAACTGGAATTTCTCCTGACACGGCAAGTTGTACTCAATGTCAAAAGGAGATTTTTGATCCTTTTAGTCGTTATTTTCGTTATCCTTTTACTAATTGTACTCATTGTGGTCCAAGGTTGAGTATTATTCGGGCTATTCCTTACGATAGAAGTAACACCAGCATGGTGAATTTTCCAATGTGCCAGGAATGTGAAAAGGAATATCAAGATGTAGAAAATCGTCGGTTTCATGCCCAACCTGTGGCTTGTTTTAACTGTGGACCTCGTGCATGGTTAGAAAGGGCTGACGGTAAACCTGTGATATCTGATATGTTTTCTATGTTGGATGAGGTGGATGCTGTTTGTACGTTGTTACAAAAGGGTGAAATTGTTGCTATTAAAGGTTTAGGAGGTTTTCATTTAGCTTGTGATGCCACTTTAGAAAATGCAGTTATCAAACTCAGAAATCGTAAAAGTCGTTATCATAAACCTTTGGCTTTAATGGCAAGAGATATAAATATTATTTCTGAATATTGCTATATTAATGATTTAGAAAAAGAAGTATTAACAACTTCTGCTGCACCAATTGTTTTATTAAAAATCAAAGATAATAGTAAATTAGCATCTTCCATAGCCCCAGGACAAAATACTCTGGGTTTTATGTTACCTTATACGCCTTTACATCATTTAATTCTCAGAAGAATGAAAGTACCCATAGTTTTAACTAGTGGTAATATTTCTGATGAACCACAATGTCTAGATAATGAAGATGCAAAAGATAAATTATCAAAAATAGCTGATTATTTTCTTTTACATAATCGTGATATTGTTAATAGAGTAGATGATTCTGTAGTGCGAGTTATTGATAATCAAATTCAAACCCTCAGACGCGCTAGAGGATATGCACCTGCACCAATTGTTTTACCTCCAGGATTTGCAAAAGTACCGCATATTTTAGCAATGGGTAGCGAGTTAAAAAATACCTTTTGTTTGTTAAGAGAAGGTGAGGCAATTTTATCACAACATTTAGGAGATTTAGAAAATGCGGCTGCTTTTAATGCTTATCAAGAAACATTGAATTTATATCTGAATTTATTTCAACATCAACCAGAAATAATTGCTATTGATAAGCATCCAGAGTATTTGTCTTCTAAACTTGGCAAAGAACTAACAGAAAGTAATAACATTAAATTAGCAGAAATTCAACATCATCACGCCCATATTGCTGCCTGTATGGCAGAAAATCAAATTCCCTTAAATACAAAACCCATTTTAGGCATAGCTTTTGATGGGTTAGGATATGGTGAAGATGGTACACTGTGGGGAGGAGAATTTTTACTAGCAGATTATGGTAACTCTCAAAGATTGGCGACATTTACACCAATGGCAATGATAGGAGGAAAACAGGCAATTTATCAACCTTGGAGAAATACATACTCTCAATTAATTAATGCTTTTACTTGGGAAGAAATCAAAGAAAAGTACAGTGATTTAGAAATCATCAAATTTTTAGAAACTAACAACCCAAAACTACTCAACCAAATCATAGAAAAAGGTATTAATTCACCCTTAACATCATCAGTAGGCAGATTATTTGATGCAGTTGCCGCCGCAATAGGTATTTGTCGAGAACAATGTAGTTATGAAGGACAAGCAGCAATAGAAATGGAAACAATAGCTGATGTCAATATTTTAAACAATGATGAAGAAATTCTAAATTATTCCTTTAAATTTAAAAAATTAGATAATATTTATTATATCAATACATCTCCAGCATGGCGAGAAATCCTCAATGATATTAAACAGCACATATCCTCATCAGAAATAGCTGCAAAATTTCATAAAAGTTTAGCTATTACTGTTGTAACAATGGTTCAACAACTTAGACAAGAACATGAATTTAATCAGGTAGCATTAACAGGAGGTGTATTTCAGAACCAAATTCTATTACAACAGGTAAAAATGCGACTAGAAAAATTAGAAATTAATGTATTAACTCATAGTCTAGTACCTGCAAATGACGGAGGTTTATCACTAGGACAAAGTGTAATTGCTGCGGCTAGATATCTAAAAATATCCCCGACTTCTAAGATTAAATTATAG
- a CDS encoding NHL repeat-containing protein, with amino-acid sequence MQTQNIPHLPLSPAGAKIILGNNVTPEQLVIPLAPTPTTMFGPRAACLLSQTGPLWVADTGHHRLLGWRNLPTKDHQPADWIIGQPDFYTEGQNAKGTPGKSTFSVPTGICKCGSGLAVADAWNHRILIWYNIPTDSHIPADLVLGQNNFIDNVLNRGNQQPAANTLHWPYGIFYYQGKLFVADTGNRRLLIWNQLPTENGQPADIVLGQPDMISRNENGGGSPTAASMRWCHDITLWGDNLVVTDAGNNRVMIWEGIPTENNAPCTVVLGQKNFNFVELNQGVYFPSASSLSMPYGVDIWKDWLIVADTANSRLLGWKKQASILLLQGANADGVMGQDNFTNKSENRNFGLPTRRSLNWCYGIKVCGENAVVADSGNNRVLIWKF; translated from the coding sequence TTGCAAACCCAAAATATACCCCATTTACCCCTATCTCCTGCTGGTGCAAAAATAATATTAGGAAACAACGTTACACCAGAACAATTAGTAATTCCTCTTGCACCCACTCCAACAACAATGTTTGGACCCCGTGCAGCTTGTTTATTATCACAAACCGGACCATTATGGGTAGCAGATACAGGACATCATCGTTTATTAGGGTGGCGAAATCTACCCACAAAAGATCATCAACCTGCTGACTGGATAATAGGACAACCAGACTTTTATACTGAAGGACAAAACGCCAAAGGTACACCAGGAAAATCTACATTTAGCGTTCCTACAGGTATTTGTAAATGTGGTAGTGGTTTAGCCGTTGCAGACGCTTGGAATCATCGCATTTTAATCTGGTATAATATCCCCACAGATAGTCATATTCCCGCAGATTTAGTATTAGGACAAAATAACTTTATTGATAATGTACTTAACAGAGGAAATCAACAACCGGCGGCAAATACCCTACATTGGCCTTATGGTATTTTCTATTATCAAGGTAAGTTATTTGTAGCTGATACTGGAAATCGTCGGTTATTAATTTGGAATCAATTACCCACAGAAAATGGACAACCTGCGGATATAGTTTTGGGACAACCAGATATGATATCTCGTAATGAAAATGGGGGTGGTTCTCCCACTGCTGCCAGTATGCGTTGGTGTCATGATATCACCCTTTGGGGAGATAATTTAGTTGTCACAGATGCAGGTAATAACCGGGTAATGATTTGGGAAGGAATACCAACAGAAAATAATGCCCCTTGTACGGTGGTTTTAGGGCAAAAAAACTTCAATTTTGTGGAATTAAATCAAGGTGTTTATTTCCCCAGTGCTAGTAGTTTAAGTATGCCTTATGGGGTAGATATATGGAAAGATTGGTTAATAGTTGCTGATACAGCTAATTCCCGTTTGCTAGGATGGAAGAAACAAGCATCTATTTTATTATTGCAAGGTGCAAATGCTGATGGTGTGATGGGACAAGATAACTTTACAAATAAAAGCGAAAATCGGAATTTTGGACTACCAACAAGACGAAGTTTAAATTGGTGTTATGGAATTAAGGTTTGTGGTGAGAATGCGGTAGTTGCTGATTCTGGGAATAATCGCGTTTTGATTTGGAAGTTTTAA
- a CDS encoding type ISP restriction/modification enzyme, whose protein sequence is MYINKHSYFTDIPSHIWEFKIGGYQVLDKWLKDRKNAKRELSTEEINQHQKIVIALTETLRLMQEIDRIIPGFTIE, encoded by the coding sequence GTGTATATCAATAAACATAGTTATTTTACGGATATTCCCTCACATATCTGGGAGTTTAAAATTGGTGGATATCAAGTATTAGATAAATGGTTAAAAGATAGAAAAAATGCTAAGAGAGAATTATCTACTGAGGAAATTAACCAGCATCAAAAAATTGTCATTGCTTTAACAGAAACTTTACGATTAATGCAGGAAATTGATAGAATTATTCCAGGTTTTACCATAGAGTAA
- a CDS encoding type ISP restriction/modification enzyme: MCKINFILTSNQKLFHELAIKGEELVNLHLMKSDILNTLTTTYQSIEDYQVSDCK, from the coding sequence ATGTGCAAAATAAATTTTATCTTAACCAGTAATCAAAAACTCTTTCATGAATTAGCTATCAAAGGAGAAGAATTAGTTAATTTACATTTAATGAAATCAGATATACTCAATACCTTAACCACAACATACCAAAGCATAGAAGATTATCAAGTTAGCGATTGCAAATAG
- a CDS encoding FeoA family protein, whose translation MMEDVYHLSSFQFLPFYFDDKMFTPFRIMGCSLELLKSGEQGIVTVCQSQDETIRKKLILMGIKTGNTITVEQQFPTFVIKCGDLSMTIDREIARAIYVRVIDG comes from the coding sequence ATGATGGAGGATGTTTATCATCTTTCATCATTTCAATTCTTGCCTTTTTATTTTGATGATAAAATGTTTACTCCTTTTAGGATTATGGGTTGTTCTTTAGAATTACTTAAATCAGGCGAACAGGGAATAGTTACTGTTTGCCAAAGTCAAGATGAGACAATTAGAAAAAAGCTGATATTAATGGGAATTAAAACAGGGAATACGATTACTGTAGAACAGCAATTTCCAACTTTTGTGATTAAATGTGGTGATTTATCTATGACCATAGATCGGGAAATAGCACGGGCTATTTATGTGCGGGTAATTGATGGGTGA
- a CDS encoding 2Fe-2S iron-sulfur cluster-binding protein has product MATYQVRLISKKEDFDTTIECDEDTNIVDAAEEAGVELPFSCHSGSCSSCVGKIVEGEINQDDQVFLDDEQMAKGFALLCVTYPRSNCTIKTHQEPYLA; this is encoded by the coding sequence ATGGCAACCTATCAAGTACGATTAATTAGCAAAAAAGAAGATTTTGACACCACAATTGAGTGTGATGAAGACACTAATATTGTAGACGCAGCAGAAGAAGCTGGAGTTGAATTACCTTTCTCCTGTCACTCCGGTTCTTGTTCTAGCTGTGTAGGTAAGATTGTTGAAGGTGAAATCAATCAAGACGATCAAGTCTTCCTAGATGATGAGCAAATGGCAAAAGGTTTTGCTCTATTGTGTGTTACCTATCCTCGTTCTAACTGCACAATCAAAACCCACCAAGAACCTTATCTTGCTTAA
- a CDS encoding HesB/IscA family protein: MTVTLTEKAEFRLRAFLKGSATEDAKKGVRISVKDGGCSGYEYGIEITSKPQPDDVVSQQGNVLIYVDAKSAPLLAGVVVDFVEGVMDSGFKFSNPNATDTCGCGKSFKTNDGTPTGVPCGQ; this comes from the coding sequence ATGACTGTTACTTTAACAGAAAAGGCTGAATTTCGTCTGCGGGCATTTTTAAAAGGTTCTGCAACCGAAGATGCTAAAAAGGGTGTCCGCATCTCCGTCAAAGATGGTGGTTGCAGCGGCTATGAGTATGGCATCGAAATTACCAGTAAGCCCCAACCTGATGATGTCGTATCTCAACAAGGAAATGTGTTGATTTACGTTGATGCTAAAAGTGCGCCTTTATTAGCAGGTGTGGTAGTTGATTTTGTTGAGGGAGTAATGGACAGCGGTTTCAAGTTTTCCAATCCCAATGCAACTGATACCTGCGGTTGTGGCAAGTCTTTTAAAACCAATGATGGTACTCCCACTGGTGTACCTTGTGGACAATAG
- a CDS encoding HesA/MoeB/ThiF family protein, with translation MINLTPTELERYSRQMMLPNFGELAQKRLKSATVLVSGVGGLGGTAALYLAVAGVGRLILVRGGDLRLDDMNRQVLMTDDWVGKPRVFKAQETLKAINPDVQVDVVHDYITAENVDELVQSADMALDCAHNFTERNLLNEACVRWRKPMVEAAMDGMEAYLTTIIPGVTPCLSCLFPEKPDWDRRGFSVLGAVSGTLACLTALEAVKLITGFSQPLLSELLTIDLNRMEFAKRRSHRDRNCPVCGNTAPWRYSQSQTATV, from the coding sequence GTGATCAACCTAACGCCTACCGAATTGGAACGCTATAGTCGCCAAATGATGCTTCCTAATTTTGGCGAATTAGCCCAAAAGCGCCTGAAATCAGCGACTGTTTTGGTGTCGGGTGTGGGTGGATTAGGTGGTACGGCGGCGCTTTACCTAGCAGTAGCGGGCGTTGGGCGGCTAATCCTAGTCCGGGGTGGTGATTTGCGGCTGGATGATATGAATCGTCAGGTTTTGATGACTGATGACTGGGTGGGTAAACCTAGAGTATTTAAAGCCCAGGAAACCCTCAAAGCCATCAATCCTGATGTCCAAGTGGACGTGGTTCATGATTACATTACCGCTGAAAATGTGGATGAGTTGGTGCAGTCGGCGGATATGGCTTTGGATTGCGCTCATAATTTCACGGAACGCAATTTGTTAAACGAAGCCTGTGTGCGCTGGCGTAAGCCGATGGTAGAGGCGGCCATGGACGGAATGGAGGCTTACCTGACCACGATTATTCCCGGTGTCACGCCTTGTTTATCTTGTCTGTTTCCAGAAAAACCTGACTGGGACCGACGCGGTTTTTCTGTGCTGGGGGCTGTTTCTGGGACTTTAGCCTGTTTGACCGCTTTGGAAGCGGTAAAGCTGATTACTGGTTTTAGTCAACCGCTGTTATCAGAATTACTGACGATTGATTTAAACAGAATGGAATTTGCTAAACGTCGTTCTCACCGCGATCGCAATTGTCCAGTCTGCGGTAATACTGCCCCTTGGAGATATTCCCAATCTCAAACTGCAACGGTGTAA
- the nifW gene encoding nitrogenase-stabilizing/protective protein NifW, whose product MSTNIDEFKKLVDAEEFFIFFNLPYDQKFVNVNRLHILKKFSQFMSQIDDTYPQISDEERLEKYCTALQQAYQVFIESTPHEQKLFKVFNDKRKNVVTLTEITSD is encoded by the coding sequence ATGAGTACCAATATTGATGAATTCAAGAAGTTAGTAGACGCAGAAGAGTTTTTTATCTTTTTTAATCTGCCCTACGACCAAAAATTTGTAAATGTCAATCGTTTACATATTTTGAAAAAGTTTTCTCAGTTCATGAGTCAAATTGATGATACTTATCCGCAAATAAGTGACGAAGAAAGATTAGAGAAATATTGCACAGCTTTACAACAAGCTTATCAAGTGTTTATAGAATCTACACCCCATGAACAAAAGCTGTTCAAGGTGTTTAATGATAAGCGAAAAAATGTAGTCACCCTGACAGAAATTACCTCAGATTAG
- a CDS encoding CCE_0567 family metalloprotein, with protein MTIEEITNKIKKLNSKAGQMKMDLHDLAEGLPTDYHKLMDVAAATYEIYCQLDELKQQLKKMENSK; from the coding sequence ATGACAATTGAAGAAATCACCAACAAGATTAAAAAGCTAAATAGTAAAGCAGGTCAAATGAAAATGGATCTGCATGATTTAGCGGAAGGACTGCCCACAGACTACCACAAACTTATGGATGTTGCTGCTGCAACTTATGAAATCTACTGTCAGTTAGATGAACTCAAGCAACAACTTAAAAAAATGGAGAATTCCAAATGA